The DNA region CTCCAAATCAATGGAAACTTTTAAAAAGCGATTGCCACTTTCGCTGAGTAAGTTAACAATGAACTGTGCCATCGGGTACATGGGACCAATGGCTAAATGATCAGTTGATTTTTTACTGGTAGTTTTTTTCTTCTCTGTTTTGACATCTTGTTGCGAGGTTGTTGTTGCAGCGGCTTCTTCATGGCTACTGCCTAAAAGCAAAAAAGCTGCAGCGCCTCCACCAATGAGAATTACTACTAATAAGACAATGACAATGATCAGAACCATATTGCCTTTTGGTTTTTTTTCAACAGTAACATCGCCATCTTCGGGTTTTTTGCCAGCCATTCTTCTATCCTTTTTTACATGTAAAACACAATTTACTATATATCGTGTTATTTCGTAAAAAATTTACATCCATTCGATTAATTTCGAAACTTCATCAATATTATAACACTTGATCCCCTCAATCTTCTCTAATGGGAGAGAAGGAACGACCGCTTTTTCAAACTGTTGAGATTTTGCTTCTTTAAGCCTAAGATCAAGGTTAAAGATATCTCTGACATCACCAATTAAAGAGACTTCGCCGATAAAAATGGTATCTTTGCTAATAGGTCGGTTGCGGTAGGAACTAATGATCGCTGCAATAATGGCAAGATCAGCCGATGTTTCACTAATTTTAATCCCTCCAGCGATGTTAATATAGACATCGTACTGATTAAAGGGGAGGTCAAGTTTACGCTCCAAAAGGGCGAGAAGCATTGTAAGGCGGTTGAGTTCATACCCTGTTGCGCTGCGCTTGGGGTTGGGGTAACCGCTATCGCTTACCAGTGCTTGCACTTCTAACACGATAGGACGGCTTCCTTCCATTAAGACAGTGATGGCGGAACCTGCTTGTGCTTTTCCCCTTGTAAAAAACTTTTTGGAGATATCTTTAGCACTAACAAGTCCTACTTTAGTCATCTCAAAGATGCCTACTTCACTGGTTGTTCCAAAACGATTTTTAAAACCGCGAAGCAGACGAAGTTCACGTGAAGAGTCGCCCTCAAAATAAAGTACCGTATCAACCATGTGTTCTAACACACGTGGGCCTGCAATCGAGCCTTCTTTCGTAATGTGACCGATGATAAAAATAGCGATATTCTTATCTTTTCCATAACGCATCAGTTCAAACGTGATCTCACGAACTTGAGAGACACTTCCTGGTGCTGAAGCTACTTTTTCGCTGTAAATCGTTTGAATAGAGTCAATAATCAAAACTTCAAAAGAGTGTGTATCGAGCTCTTTAAAAATCGTATCGAGTCTAATTTCAGAAAGAAGGTAAAGATTGGGATAGTTGCTGTCTACTCGGTTTGCACGCAGTTTGATCTGGCTTGAAGACTCTTCTCCGCTTACGTAGAGAACTTTTTTTCCCTCTTTTGCAAGGTTGCCTGCAATTTTAAGAAGCAGGGTTGATTTTCCAACACCGGGGCTTCCGCCAATAAGTGTTAAACTTCCTTGAACGATACCACCGCCTAGTACCAAATCCAGTTCTTTGTCTCCTGAACTGTAACGCTCAACTTGTTCAAAGCTGACTTCAGTGATGGGAATAGCGTTACTTTGGGAATGGGTTGCTGGTTTGGAATTGATCTCTTTGAGCACTTCAATTTGTTTATCACTCAGCTCAATATATTCATCCCACGCACCACAATTAGGGCATTTTCCAAGCCATTTAGCACTTTGGTGTCCGCATGCTTGGCATTCAAATAGAATCTGTTTTTTAGCCATTGGTATTGGTGAAAATAGAGTCTAAAATGGTATCAATATAATCATCCGCATTAAAAGGAATCAGATCATCTTTCCCCTCACCCACACCTACGTAGATGATAGGAAGCTCTAATGCTTTTGCAATGCCAAAGAGTGAACCACCTTTTGCAGTTCCATCAAGTTTGGTAATAATGATAGCATCAATACGAATCATTTCATGAAAGGCTTTTGCTTGGTTAATAGCAGAGCTACCTTGTGTTCCATCTAAAATAAGAATTTTACGGTGTGGTGCACCCGTAAGCGCTTTATCGCAGATACGAACAATTTTTTTCAGCTCATTGGCGAGATTGACTTGGTTGTGCAGACGACCTGCGGTGTCGATGATGACATGATCAAGTTTTCTTGCCACGGCAGAACTGATAGTGTCATAGGCTACAGCGGAAGGATCATGCCCTTGTTGTGTGTAAATGATACCTACATCAATCTTCTCAGCCCAGCTTTTGAGTTGTTCAATCGCAGCGGCTCTAAAGGTGTCAGCTGCGCCTAAAAGTACACTTTGGTTCTCTTTTTTATAGTTATGAGCTAGTTTGGCAATGGTTGTGGTTTTGCCTGCTCCGTTAACACCAATGATGAGCTCAACAAAAGGCTTTTGCAAAGTTTTAACAGAAGAAGTGGTGTCATACTTAAAATAGGCTTTGAGTACACGCTTGACATCTTCACGTGCGATGGTTTGGGCGGGAGGAAGATAGTAAATAATTTCTTCAACCAATTCATAAGGAATATCCGACTCAATTAATATCTCTTCTAAAAGCGTTTTGTCAATTTTCTCAACTTTTTCAGGCAATATTTCTTTGATGGTTCCGAGTGTTTTAGCAAGCCCTTTTTTAATAAAGCTAAACATTAAAGTACTTTTTTGATATCAGCGTCAATCATCTCTTCAGGAATAGCTCCTACATAATGCGTAGAGTATTTGCCTTCTTTGTCATACAAAAACATCAGTGGAATATTTTTGACACCACCTACACTTTGTGCTAATTTGAAGTTTTCAAGTCCGTTGGTAATAATGTAATGAATATTGTTATATTTCATAAAATTGCTGATCTCTTCATTGGATTTATTTTCTTCTAAAAGAACACTAATGATGACAAAATTATCTTTATATTTTTCTTGTAGGTTGTTAAGGTGAGGAATTTCAGCTTTGCAAGGAGGACACCACGTTGCAAAAAAGTTGACTAAAACAACTTTGTTTTCATAGCCTGAAAAGCTAAAGCCTTTTTCAAGTGGTGTAACAACAATCTCTTTTCCTGAAACATCTTGAAGAATAATTTTTTCATTTTTAACCTCTTCTTGCACTTTTTCAGACTTTGCTTCGGTTTTTTTCTTATCAGAAGAACAGCCATTAAAAAAGAGCATTGAGGACGCGATAAACAGAGCAAACCAAAACTTCATTCATATCCTTTTTTTATATTATAAAGGATATTATTGTAGTCAAACAAGCCTTAAAGTGACAACAATGCAAAAAATTAAGTTTGAAACAAAATCAGAATTTCGCGCTTATGCCAAAGCAAAACTCTGCGCAGTTCGCAATAGTTATAAGCGTGATAAAATAGTGGAAAAAAATATTTTGAGCCTCTTTAGTCACCTTAAAATTCGCTCTGTTTTACTCTATGCCCCACTGCCGATTGAGTCCAATATAAACGGCGTTATCGCTACATGTAGACGAAGAAAATATAAGGTCTATGTTCCGTTTATGGAAGGCGTCAGTTTCAAGATGGTAAAATGGAGATTGCCTTTAAGTAGAAAAAAATTTAACATTGAAGAGCCTAAAAACTCTTTTGCTGTTAAACCAAAAATTGATTTTGCGATAGTGCCCGTCATAGGGGTTGATGGGGCATTCAAAAGAATTGGTTTTGGAAAAGGGATGTATGATCGATTTTTTGAGTCTCTTGTACCAAAACCTCCAATAGCATTTGTTCAAAAGGAGTTTTGTATGACGCAAAGCCTTTTATCAGAAGAACATGATATTGCAGCAGATATTTATTTAACCCCTTATCAAACTATTATCAAAAGAGGGAAAAATGGTCTTAGAGTCATTAGCGGTCGGCGGAGCTGC from Sulfurospirillum diekertiae includes:
- the radA gene encoding DNA repair protein RadA; this encodes MAKKQILFECQACGHQSAKWLGKCPNCGAWDEYIELSDKQIEVLKEINSKPATHSQSNAIPITEVSFEQVERYSSGDKELDLVLGGGIVQGSLTLIGGSPGVGKSTLLLKIAGNLAKEGKKVLYVSGEESSSQIKLRANRVDSNYPNLYLLSEIRLDTIFKELDTHSFEVLIIDSIQTIYSEKVASAPGSVSQVREITFELMRYGKDKNIAIFIIGHITKEGSIAGPRVLEHMVDTVLYFEGDSSRELRLLRGFKNRFGTTSEVGIFEMTKVGLVSAKDISKKFFTRGKAQAGSAITVLMEGSRPIVLEVQALVSDSGYPNPKRSATGYELNRLTMLLALLERKLDLPFNQYDVYINIAGGIKISETSADLAIIAAIISSYRNRPISKDTIFIGEVSLIGDVRDIFNLDLRLKEAKSQQFEKAVVPSLPLEKIEGIKCYNIDEVSKLIEWM
- a CDS encoding 5-formyltetrahydrofolate cyclo-ligase, producing the protein MQKIKFETKSEFRAYAKAKLCAVRNSYKRDKIVEKNILSLFSHLKIRSVLLYAPLPIESNINGVIATCRRRKYKVYVPFMEGVSFKMVKWRLPLSRKKFNIEEPKNSFAVKPKIDFAIVPVIGVDGAFKRIGFGKGMYDRFFESLVPKPPIAFVQKEFCMTQSLLSEEHDIAADIYLTPYQTIIKRGKNGLRVISGRRSCRSKRRCRIFHRKKDGSSKL
- a CDS encoding TlpA family protein disulfide reductase gives rise to the protein MKFWFALFIASSMLFFNGCSSDKKKTEAKSEKVQEEVKNEKIILQDVSGKEIVVTPLEKGFSFSGYENKVVLVNFFATWCPPCKAEIPHLNNLQEKYKDNFVIISVLLEENKSNEEISNFMKYNNIHYIITNGLENFKLAQSVGGVKNIPLMFLYDKEGKYSTHYVGAIPEEMIDADIKKVL
- the fliL gene encoding flagellar basal body-associated protein FliL translates to MAGKKPEDGDVTVEKKPKGNMVLIIVIVLLVVILIGGGAAAFLLLGSSHEEAAATTTSQQDVKTEKKKTTSKKSTDHLAIGPMYPMAQFIVNLLSESGNRFLKVSIDLELSDPKLQPEMDHKKSLIRDIIIRTFSSKTFEEISTLKGKDKLKDEVLDKINENLSDGQVKNIYFTDFVVQ
- the ftsY gene encoding signal recognition particle-docking protein FtsY, with the protein product MFSFIKKGLAKTLGTIKEILPEKVEKIDKTLLEEILIESDIPYELVEEIIYYLPPAQTIAREDVKRVLKAYFKYDTTSSVKTLQKPFVELIIGVNGAGKTTTIAKLAHNYKKENQSVLLGAADTFRAAAIEQLKSWAEKIDVGIIYTQQGHDPSAVAYDTISSAVARKLDHVIIDTAGRLHNQVNLANELKKIVRICDKALTGAPHRKILILDGTQGSSAINQAKAFHEMIRIDAIIITKLDGTAKGGSLFGIAKALELPIIYVGVGEGKDDLIPFNADDYIDTILDSIFTNTNG